One part of the Salvelinus fontinalis isolate EN_2023a chromosome 4, ASM2944872v1, whole genome shotgun sequence genome encodes these proteins:
- the LOC129854325 gene encoding haptoglobin-like: MWSSLAVLLAASCVCLAKDNFKIKIKIKTKSIDEISDDSDLRFRRMVRGTLAPHVPWQAMVYLSKNVMNGGFAGGALISDRWVLTAGRNLFVRKSRQDTKGKEPIIPKVYLGITRHSQANDSKEVAVEKVVLHPGFQSVSDWDNDLALIQLKEPFTLSEAVMPIPLPERGEDLAEAAQEKGIITGWGWGVHFTPAESLKHLVLPVASHSSCKAEYNRGGQVLSSTPTVDDNMFCTGASRYQENVCFGDAGGALAVQDPKDGRVYAAGILSFDKTCAVEKYAVYMKLSAYMPWINSVLRGDSETSASLRSSVMSEMYSRQL, encoded by the exons ATGTG GTCATCCCTGGCAGTGCTCCTCGCGGCCTCCTGTGTCTGTCTGGCAAAGGACAATttcaaaatcaaaatcaaaatcaaaaccAAATCAATTGATGAGATCTCAGACGATTCAG ACCTGCGCTTCAGGCGTATGGTTAGGGGCACCCTGGCCCCTCATGTCCCCTGGCAGGCCATGGTCTACCTGAGTAAAAACGTCATGAACGGAGGCTTCGCTGGGGGAGCTCTAATCTCTGACCGCTGGGTCCTGACTGCTGGCAGGAACTTGTTTGTCAGGAAAAGTAGGCAGGACACCAAGGGGAAAGAACCAATCATCCCCAAGGTGTACCTAGGCATCACGCGACACTCCCAAGCCAATGACTCCAAAGAAGTTGCTGTAGAAAAG GTGGTTCTGCACCCAGGCTTCCAGAGCGTGTCAGACTGGGACAACGACCTGGCTCTGATTCAGCTGAAGGAGCCATTCACCCTGAGCGAGGCTGTGATGCCCATCCCTCTGCCTGAGAGGGGTGAGGACCTGGCTGAGGCAGCCCAGGAGAAAGGCATCATCACAGGCTGGGGCTGGGGGGTCCACTTCACCCCCGCTGAGTCACTGAAACACCTGGTGTTGCCTGTGGCATCGCATAGCTCCTGTAAGGCAGAGTACAACCGCGGTGGCCAAGTGCTGAGCAGCACTCCAACCGTAGACGACAACATGTTCTGTACTGGAGCCAGCAGGTACCAGGAGAATGTGTGCTTTGGGGATGCAGGCGGTGCCCTGGCAGTTCAGGACCCCAAAGACGGCAGAGTGTATGCTGCAGGGATCCTGTCCTTCGATAAGACCTGTGCCGTGGAGAAATACGCTGTCTACATGAAGCTCTCTGCCTACATGCCTTGGATCAACAGTGTCCTCAGGGGCGACAGTGAGACATCAGCCAGTCTCCGCTCCAGTGTAATGTCTGAGATGTATTCGAGGCAGTTGTAG